A genome region from Microbacterium terricola includes the following:
- a CDS encoding DUF3097 domain-containing protein, whose product MDDRYGGDVLAAGWRDRARTAVPHVAASRDLVVEVAEDGYCGAVVDVASGRVELEDRLGRRRLFPLGGGFLIDGKAVVLTPPAPTAPASPRRTASGSFAAPDTRARVARASRIFVEGRHDAELVEKVWGADLRAEGVVVEYLQGVDLLEAALDEEPPSAERRDGVLVDHLVAGSKESRIADQILRGRHGRHLKIVGHPYIDVWQCVTPRAMGIEAWPHVPRGTDIKVGTCRAFGWPADTQADLARAWQRILARVTSYRDLEPSLLGRVEELIDFVTVEG is encoded by the coding sequence ATGGACGATCGATACGGCGGCGACGTGCTGGCGGCCGGGTGGCGCGACCGCGCGCGCACGGCGGTGCCGCACGTGGCAGCATCCCGCGATCTCGTGGTGGAAGTGGCCGAGGACGGCTACTGCGGCGCCGTGGTCGACGTGGCCTCAGGACGGGTCGAGCTCGAAGACCGGCTGGGCCGCCGACGCCTGTTCCCGCTCGGCGGGGGCTTCCTGATCGACGGGAAGGCCGTCGTGCTCACCCCGCCGGCCCCGACGGCGCCCGCATCCCCGCGGCGGACCGCCTCCGGCTCGTTCGCCGCACCCGACACCCGTGCCCGCGTCGCCCGCGCCAGCCGCATCTTCGTGGAGGGCCGGCACGACGCCGAGCTCGTCGAGAAGGTCTGGGGCGCCGACCTGCGCGCGGAGGGCGTCGTCGTGGAGTACCTGCAGGGCGTCGACCTGCTCGAGGCCGCGCTCGACGAGGAGCCGCCGTCGGCCGAGCGTCGCGACGGCGTGCTCGTCGACCACCTCGTCGCGGGCTCGAAGGAGTCGCGCATCGCCGACCAGATCCTGCGCGGCCGCCACGGCCGTCACCTCAAGATCGTCGGGCATCCGTACATCGACGTGTGGCAGTGCGTCACACCCCGGGCGATGGGCATCGAGGCGTGGCCGCACGTGCCGCGCGGCACCGACATCAAGGTGGGCACGTGCCGCGCCTTCGGCTGGCCCGCCGACACCCAGGCGGACCTCGCCAGGGCATGGCAGCGGATCCTCGCGCGGGTCACCTCGTATCGCGATCTGGAGCCGTCGCTGCTCGGCCGGGTCGAGGAGCTCATCGACTTCGTGACGGTCGAGGGGTAG